Genomic segment of Molothrus aeneus isolate 106 chromosome 3, BPBGC_Maene_1.0, whole genome shotgun sequence:
TCTGACAGCACACCTGTGCTCTTCTGAGCATATGCCATGGgacaaaaccactgaaaattaCATTCCCATATTCTCAACACAGCCCTAGATGAGCTTGGGCAAGGTATTTATGGTGCTGTTTTCCTCCATTGCCCAGGTGCAGAACAGGAAAAATGCTGTCAGAGGAGAGCTGTGACAGCCAGTGAACTCATCAGTAAAACCAGCCTGCATGGTCTTTGGGTTGCAGAGCTCTCTGGAAAGGGAACTCTGCCATGCACACCCCCAAGGAGTGTTCAAATATGCCTTCTGGATGCCTACAGCCAGGGGAGGCTGAGGATACAGCCCAGTGCAGGACCACAGGCTGGAAGCATTGACAGAAAGCATGTGTGATTTCATGGGGCTTGGTGGGCATCAATTTCCTCAGGGTCTTCTCTTcatgttgcagaaaaaaacatgtCAGGAGGTGCTTGGGAATGGTGAGAAGAGTGGTTGGATGGAACAGGATCCAAATTCTATCTCTACAATTTCATGCTCAGGTCCAAAGGATAAGTTTTCACCACAGAATCCAGCAACTtctggtgggaaaaaaaagaagaaatgtataCCTTGAAAGCactacatttcttttcttctttcactcCCAGAACattctatttattttgcttttagagATTGTTTCAGACaatgctgggtgctgggaaaAAGTAAGAGGGTTTTAAGAGACAGCTCCAAGGTATTCTTTTATGCGACGtaaatgaataatttaatttgctgCCATGAATAGCTTGGGTTTCTCTAAATAAGCAATCTACCTAGTGGCTAGGAGGGAAACTAGCAGCAGTATAATATGACAAATGCTATTTTTGGATAAAAGATGGCACATGAACTCTAACAGGAGGGTATTTCATCTTGTAACTCATTTCATATTTCACTGCCGCCGCATTTGACAAGTTGTCTGTCTATTAGTTGTGGCATAAAGAACTCATaagatatttataaattttacaGAGATACCTAAATAGGGAATCATTTGATTTCAGGGATGGGCATGGAAGAGAGAAGTTTAAATCCCTGACAGAACGTGCAGCCTTCTGTTTTCATGCCTGGAAATTGCTGGAGCAAAGCAGGGCTCTATATGCTAATGAGAGCTGTTTCTGAGATGTTTTTCCCTCCAGACAATTATGATTTTCTTAGGCAGACTGAACAACACTCCACCAGGACCTGAGAAGCACTGCTAGTAAAAAATCCCTACAAATAAGTAGTGAAATGTTGCTGCAGGGTACAACCCATGATCAGGATGTCTCCTGCTCCTCCGTAGCACCTCCCATGTTCTTCAGAGTCCCCAGGCTTGGGAAGACAAGAAAATGTCTCCTTCCCAGCAACTTGTCCAAGACATGTTGAGCTGGATAGACCCATCCTGAGGAGGCTGGTGGCTAACAGAGAAGCAAACCCTGCAGCTTGGCTTGGTCAATTCTTCAAACCAAAACCGAATTTATCAAAATGgctgtgctttttttccagaatatttCTCTACTGCAAAGTTTTCTGCCAGAGAACAGCAACCTTTCTGCTTATCAAGAACTCTTTTCAAAAAGGCAATCATGTTAGAGCAGTCTGACctgcaataaaattattttctgcatgtGTCCCTCCTGAGAGTCTTGCACtgaggtggggggggggggggacactaGAAAGGGAGGAGATTGATTTTTTGGCATTTCTATGAAATTAAATATCCATCCTCAAAAACCCTAGGTAGGCATACTGGTATAaggcaggcagtgccagggagacATGGAGAAAGAGCAGTGACTCACAGCCCCATGTCTGGTGTGCCTTCCAGAAGGCATTTTACAGAGATGCTCAAGCTGGGACTCCCCTGACAGGTGGAGAACAGGAGGTAGCCCTCAGTTTTCAAGAGGAAAGAGCTCTTCTGCACAAAGCTGTCCTCTTTGCCAACGTTTCCAAAAAGGGCCTAGTTTATAGAGCTTTCTCCCAGAAAGAAGTGCCAAAGCAGGCATGAGCCTTGGTCTGCTCTGACACTCTGCAGCTTCCATGCCTTGATCATCTGTGGCTTGACAATCAACATGACAAGATACACAGCAATGTCCTGTGCCACTCTCAGTGCAGACTCAAACCCTTTAGACTCtcacagaggagaaggaaaatttgCATCTCTGTTGTGTCACCCTCTTCCTCCTAACTTCTGCTCCCAGTCCTGGTACTCGCTCTCTCCCATCCCATCTATTAGCAACCTAAAAAAGCATTTGCTTCTTGTCAGTGACTGGCAGggaaaaaacttcttcctaGTGTGACACACTTTTGCTGTGTGCTTCAGGTGCTGGTTTTGTGTAGTTAACCATCTGGCATGGTTCATCACCTTACACAGTGACTGTTTGTCCTTAAGGAGTTCTCTTCCATTCCCAGAGTCTCCATACATGAATTTAGGTCTCTAATGAGGCTGTGCTCCGGCCAAGCCCCCGAGGCCCTCATGCATCTGgccacacagacacagcctcTGTCCACCAGCCTCTGTGAACCAGAGGAGCACAACACAGCAGACACCTTTTTTTCTGGTCTGGTGCTGTCAaattcctctctcctctcctgcatGACCAGCTGCATCTGCAGAATTTGGACCTTCCTGGAATGGAAGCTACTTGCCATGCTGAGCTACTTCTGCTGCAAACAGATGCTCAGCAGGCTGGTCCTTTGGGATCAGGGGAAAGTTCATGTAGGAGTGTGAAAATCTCAGTGCAGCAATGGAGACAGACCCTGGTCTGAAAGCAGAGGTTTCTAGCAAAACAAGTGTTTCCAACTAACCAGGTCCTTATCCAAACCATGCCTGGATTTCTCATCCCCTGTTCCTAGCGGAGGAGAAATTTTGATGGAGAGGACAGCCCATGGGGTGGTGTGTACTTTGTGAATGTCTTACTCTGAGCACTTTGTACACACAGGTCATGATGGTTGTGCATACATCTGTATTTGTTAGCACAGTGTCACCCCAAAGGGCCAAATGAGACAGGGAATCTGTGATTCCACATACTCTACATCCATTCAAGAGCTGCCACGTTTCGTCTCAGGGGGTCTGTTTCCAGAGAAACAGGtcagaaggaagaaggagcCAGGGAAAAGGATGCACAGAGTGTCAGAGCATGTTACCAAAATTTACTGTCTCATTTCTCCTCTTAAGATCAGGGGAGGATGAAGTTCTGCAGCTGGTTTCTAAGACACAAATGCTCTCTGCGAAAAGCTGATCAAGTTCCTCTAGTACCACTTTGAAGAGGTTTTTTCCTTATGCTGCTCATTTTCCCAGCCTTTTTTTATCTCATTCTCCAGAAGTTGACTCAAGAATGTCTTCTTGACTTGAATTGATGagagtgagattttttttttttttgctccctgAATATCAGGCCAGATGTGTCAATAACACCATGTGTGCTGCAGTCACTTGTGTCACTACTGCATGAGAGAAACTGGGGCAAAAAGAAAGCAACCAGgaattttgttttgattaaGGAAATTATACTTCCCACAGCCaattctgaaattctgtggAAGGGTGTGATTTGAGCTAATAGTCTCACATGCTTCAGAGAGAAGCTTTCTGTCTCCCTGTGGAGGCATTGAATACTGCATTAATGGCACACACTGTGAAAAACACTTCCCTCTTCCCACCTTATCaatacagagagaaaagagaataaaagggAAGTCAATCTCTTGCTGGATTTCCCCTGTGCTGATCACAGGGTGAGACACTGGTATTACAGGAGgtgaaaatagaaattttagGGCTTGTTGGATCTCGGTCCTGACCAAAAATCACAGCAACAGAGAAACATGACCAGTGTCCCTATCTCAGCTGTGACATTCATGTTTGAAGGCATAGCTTTGCTCTATGACAGACAGAGGGTCTTTGCTAGGTTAGGAGTCTCTCACCAGTGGTGGAGGAAATTTTCAGATCACCAGCATTGTTCACCCTCCATTCCCACGAAAACTGAAAAACTTGCAAACACAAATTCCTGTCACACTTGGGCCTCtggttaaaatttaaaaaaaaaattgcatcatTTTAGAAAGAACAAAGTTGTTTCCATAGTCTTCCCTGTTACTTTACAGTGAGCAATCAATGAGGCATGGGACTCCTGAAGAAAACATTGCATTTGAGTCTAAAAGTGTTCAGCTCCATCAGAAAAATATCATTTATTTCAGAGATATGAATCCACTGCAGCTTGAAACCCAAAGACTTCTGTTTCTGCATTCATTCCAAGACGGAAATATGTTGTGTCTGAGccaataatttaaaacattctgCTCAAGTCAGGTGAAGGCAAGAGATGATGTTGGCCTGCTGAGTAAGATGGGCTCCATGCAGATAGACAGATGCACCCTGCCCCAACATTACACAGCACTTAAGCACGTGGGTCTTCCTCTGTTTCTGACCAGCCCCTTCAGAGGCAGAAGGGAAATGCTGATCTCCTTTAGGGCCAGTGGGAATTTTGCCATCAGTATCCACAGATCTGGGACCTTACCCAACAAATAAAGATGAGCAAATTCATTGTCCTAGTTGGAGGAGAAAGTGATACAGCTGACCCAAAAAGCAGCTGATCCCCTGCTGTCTAGCTCTAGGGGGTTGTACACCTAATTTCAAGCACACCCTCCTCTTCCCAACCTTCCCCACATATCCCAAGTGACATCTGACCTCTAGTTCCTGGaaatcctcctcttcctccacctCATAGGAGAGGGTGTGGATCTTGATGTCATCCGCAGAGAGGTCGATGAATTTGCTGTCGGGGTACTCCAGGCTGTCCTTGGCGGGCGAGCGCTCCTCGATGAAGGTGGTCTCGCAGCACTCCGGGCCCAGGCTCTCGCCCCACGAGCGCAGCACGTTCTCGGAGTAGAGGATGATGTTGGGCCTGTAGTGGGACTCCACTGTCTGCTGCAGCATGCTGgggtccagcagctgctgcacggGGTCGCCTCTGCCGTTCTCCGGGCGCCTCGGGGAGGACAGGCCGCCCGCTCGGTGGCTCTGGTACTGAGGGGTGGGGTACACAGAGACCAGGCCATCCCGGCTCTCGGCCACTAAGTTCCTTGTGTTGATTAAACCATTCCTTTTCCCAGCCTCAGTGATCTTACTGTGCATCAGCACGCTGTTCTGCTCAACCAAGCCATCCATACTGGGAGGTGTCCGAGgcctttcttttgctgtgcctTAGAGCTCACGCCGGGTGAGTGGCTCCCATTTTCCTGATGAAGAAAGGGAACAGAAACAAAGGTGAGGTTTAGGGGGacagaatataagaaaataaagatagtgtagaaagtaatcttgcctctaaggagttgcagctgggccaattatcaaagattaggaacaggcctgactttaccaAGCCAGAGCTgcaagaaaggagaagaaaagtgctataaaagagtggggtggctgagtgagaagggcactggagtcatttggctgctttgtgaagaagaaagagtcagagCTCTGAGGAGGTGCCCACAAGAAATACACCAAGAAGAtatgaaacttttgtgataaaGAGAcagcagtatggaacccctgaaATAAGATGGCAACAGTGAGGTCAAAGGCAATGAATTGAAGGACTCAAGTCAGCTTGTCTTCTATACAGTCTCAAGAGAAAATAGAGCCCCATATACGTGCACACCCTGATTTAGTTCTCCAAATATAGCCATTCAGTTCCCCAAATATTGCCCCACTCAGGGAGGCAAATTCACCACATCCATAGGATGCAGGGAAGCAGACGAGGTGAAATGTCTTGGTAGTGATGGACCCCATCAAAGCATGGCTTTGGTGCCTGTTCCAGCctcccacagggacacagctgtcaTCCTGGAAACAACATCCCTTTCCTCTAAACACTTTGTAtaagagatggggaaaaaacccaaaaaagatcaaaacaacaacaacaaaaatctccTAAAAGAACCATTTTCAGTTCTCAGAAATCTGCAACTGCAAAAGATGGGCAGGTGCTGTGTTCACCTGTCAGTGTCTGCAGCCACCCCTTGCCCTTGGCAAGTGCTTTACTATCCTTTGAAAACCAATTATTTTCAGCCCAAACAATTTCTCACCaggctgtttgtttttctcaggtGTAGCCAAAGGCAAATGCCTTTTTAAATACTTATGTATTGGCCACAGGAACTGTAAATTCATGGGTTTGTTTCCGGGCATGAGCATAAAAATTACAGATGTGCTACTGCCTTCAAAGTTCTTCGTATTAGATCCTCTAAGACCAAGTTATTAATGCAGGATTACCTGTCCCCATTGTGCTGTCTGGAGGAAACCAAGAATGAAATACACAAACACATAAacatatgtaatttttttactcAATGCTTTCTATTTCCCTTTTATGTCAGACAACCTCTAACAGAGCAATGTCCAGCAAAAGCCCAGTATTATTTCCTCTTAACTCCAGACTCCAAACACCTTCAGTCTCTCTTTTGGATGCAAGAGGTATTTAAACCACTGCTAAGAGCTGTTTTAACGCTACCAATTAAGCAAGAAACTTGTTTAACACACACGAGAGCTTGACCCAGAGTCCTGACATGTTTACATTCACAGCACTTAGTTTAACATGCAGAGGCCCCATTTTTATTGTGTTGTCAAGTAGTTCAGTGCTTCTCTTAAGTGAACCAGCAGGAAAGCTACAGAAGAGAAAATCCACCATGGTGGGATCCCATGGAAGTTCCATGTGCAATCCAGGTagcaggagcatcctgctgGGCCTCCAGCTGCTTGAGCACAAACCTTCCACTTCCTCCTCCCAAAGAAACTGCATGAAAGTACATCCCCATGGGCAGAAGGTGAGAAACACTCATCCACTAAAGAGTAAATTCTCAGACTTCGCTCAGTTTCTCCCAACATGATGGTTGATGCTACACTCCCTGATGTGTAACATCAACCATCAATCCTTCACCCAAAAAACTGCAAACCCTCTTGCAAACCCTCTTATTCCTGCCACCTGACAAGCAAAGTGAAGTGGTCAGGAGGAATATGCCACAGATGTAGCAGAAATTGGAGAAGACTcaccaaccaaacaaataaatgcCCTCCTAGAGAGATGTATGAAGAGGTCAACACTTTGTCACTGCATCAATGGCTGGAAAACTTGGGTCATGCCTTGCACCTACCTGTGGTCACATCATTTCGGCAAAGTCTGCCTTAAGCAGCACCcaggaaaatgccattttaGGGCAGTTTTATTGCATGCCTTGGAGCTGCTTTGTTTCTCAGCCCTACCATGGATCTAAATATCTATATGGCAGGTCTTTACCTTCTGTGCATTTCAACCAGTGTTGTAAACCAATATTGGAGATTCTGAGTGACACTTTCCCCTTGGTAACGGacaaaaagtgggaaaaaacatccaaaatgaGGCGAGGACAAGACAGGGAGCATCCTTCCCTCACAGAGCTCCCCTGATAACAGGGATAGTCCATTGCTCAGGACATCCTCCCTGGAGTCCCACAtagcagggcaggcagtgtgccTCAGGGAAGGTCAGCAGGGAGATGTGGATGGCAGCATGCAATCAGGGTAAATGCTTTAACCCCAGGTGCTTTTTAATCTGCAGCTGGCCGCCTGCCCTACCAGAGCCTGACCCAATGTTCTTGGCCCTGAAAGAGTATTGCCTAATGGGAAGAGGCTGATGAGACTCGTGCCTTTGCAGGATAATACACTAAGAGcgggggaaaagagaaataaagaattatATTAGTATTTCTCCTGAATGGTATTCCCCAAGTTGAGATGGAAGTGTGACAGAGAGTGGCACATGGTCACTTAGGGGCAAAAGGCACCTGTGCCAGTGGCTCAGAGCCTttgtcctgcctgcaggaacCCCTTGCACATGGATCCAGCCACTCCACTTTCACCAGGGGCTCTCATGGACATGGCCTGGGCCAGGCTTGCAAGGCTGTCCTAAAATTAAGATTGCCCTAGTTTCCAGgttccctgcagcccagaatCCCTGGATGTCAGTGCCAGAGCAGGTGACCTCTGACAGACCACCTGAGGAAACTGGGAGGGTGCCTTCTATGCAGGAAGCCAACATTCAAAGCATAAAAAAGCTCTCATCATCTATGGCCACAGTGAGGTTTCAGAATGATGTtgacaggaaaatgaaattcaTCAGAGCTCTTGAAATAAGAAAGCTTTTCAGTCTGCTCCAAGATGCAGAGTTAATTTTAATTGGTTGGATTCAGGTTTCTTCAGTTTTTGCATGGTTTTAATTGTCCCACAAATCACTCACTGGCACTGAGGCCAACCAGaaataattctgcatttttatacttGAGACTGGAACCAGAAGGAAAAGCCAAGTTCAAGTTATTAAcagatagatatatataatCAATATATCAACATTCAATCTAATGTTTACCTTGGGGTTAGACATTTTTACCCCAGTCTACTATAAAAAGTGAGTCCATTAATTACTTTACCCTTCGCTCTTTCCAATTTCTTGGattcccccctcctcctttcttattttaataAGAAGCTGCAAGCAGTGCCAAGATCTCTAGCCTGCAATGCTGTGGTTTATTAAGCTATCACTGGTGTtacagcagagcccagctacagtgaggagctgcactgAGAGCCACGCTCTGCTGGGTGTTCTGCAGCCTCCTGCTATGATGACAGTGCCTGACAAACTAATTAAGCACAGGGTGTGAGACAGAGAAATGCCAGCTGTAAGGAGGGCAGCGAGAGAACAGCGAAATGCTGTGCCCCAGGTTTGAGCAGAAGCCAGCTCTGTTACTGCCCACCATCCCAAAACTCCTTTGCTCTCCTGGGACCTGGCAGGAtgctcctttcctcctctctccatgggacTTTGCACAGCTTAAGGGCTCTTCAGCCTTCTGGAGACCCTCGCCAGGCACCCAGTGTCCTGTGTGAATAAGCAGTTGGGAAACTCTGAATGCAAACCCCTGAATTCTGAGCAAGCCATAGAGTTGAAACATtgggctgtggctgagcagccccagccaccTCCTCAGAGCAGACCAGAAGGACATTCATCCACACAGACCAAGCACCACCAGCCCAGCAGACTGGTTTGTTGGCAAGAAAACTGGAAGGTGAAGGCAAGTGAGGCTGAAGGCAGAGTCCCCATCTGCTGTCAAAGCCTGAGGCTGTACCCTCTGCCATTCCCTGCAGATCTGGCAGGTCATCAGCCAGGAAGAAAGCATCAAAAACTCGTGTGCTTCTGCATGGGGCTGCTGGATGTCAGCAGAAACCTTTTCCCCATGAAGACAGTCAAGCACATTGGGAAAAAGCTGCCCGATGAGGATTTGCATTCTCCATCCTTGCAGGTTTTGAAGACCCAACTGAATGAAGCTCTGAGGCTTGTGGTGTGATCCCAGGTGACCTCTCTGAGCAGGAAATAGAGCTGCAGACCTCCTGAGATTCCTTCAACTTGATCATCCCATGATTTGAATCCCTCTGATCCTTACAGGTTCCCACCTGTCTCCCACGCTCCCCAAAAGTActgctcccaaatccctcagTGATGCTCAATCACCAGCATGGCAAGAAGTGGTAATAGTGACCCTTTGTGCCACCAGCAGAAGGTGATTCAGCCCCAGGATTATCAGATTCAACAAAATGCCCCTGGGTTTGAAGCTGGTTTCCCCTCTGCCAGTGCAGAGAAAgcagaggggagaaaagctCTCTTGAAGAGCAGTCAAGCCCCTCATAAGTTGCAGATTCCCTGGCAATGAGCTCTCAGGTAAGAGGGAGTTTCTAAAGCACAGTGCAATAAGCTTCAGAATGGTTTGAGGCATCCCAGACATTTAGAAACTGCAACAACAAATACAGACCTTATGCATGAGAGAAATCACAGGCAATGTATGGATCTGGAGTGCTGATTACaaagtgaaatatttaacaaaatgaaggaaaaaacccctttcccacttgtattttccttctttgattTAGCCGGGCTTATTAAAGTAGGTTTTGTTTCAAGGGAATGCTGTatttcagcagctggaattcCTTTTACTCTATTAAGTAAACTACAGGGAGTTTCGTAAGGCAGTGCAACTTACTCACACTGGGAAAATTAGGAATGCATGCATTAGTGATAGCTAAATGTTTCATTGCTAACAGTGGAATTAAAAAGACCTCCATGCTATTTTAGTATTACCAATATGCAGCAaatctgctgtgagatgtgatcTGTCCTCCTAAAAACCAGGAACTTGGAGAATGGTGAACTGCCCAAGGTCATGTCAAGACAGAGCTGGAAATAAAATCCAGGTCTCTTGATTGCCTGTGCAGAGATATATGTTAAAACAATTACCATCTGCATATCTGCCTGAATAATTGATTGCTTAATTCAGTATCTGAACTAAAGAATGGAGTGGGGAAGAATGGAGGAATTACCTTGTGTTGACCTAATATATAATAATGTTATTCCTGCAACAAAGTATTTCCTTTTGAGCAGATGGAAGTATTTTGCCTGAgctaaaatgaaatgcaatgtttcatttatttatttttaattgaacaaGCTGGCCCTTAATTCACTATGCCTCAAGTTGcctccaattaaaaaaaaaaaaagacacattcAGACTTCTGCAGCAATTCTCCTTCACAACTCAAATTTTTCAGCCTTAATTCTTAGTGGGGTTCAGTCTGAACTCACAACTTTTTTCATTCACAGCACTTTCCAGATAATAAATACCTGGCCTGACTAAGAGCATCTTGCTCTGGTGTTAATAACCCTGGGTGGCAGGCACTGGTGTAAAAACACCTTGACACCTGCACCACTTCTGGCAATTACTCTGCATAGTGAAAGTAGTCAGAAAGTCTGgctgtgtttttcctgctgtgttttcaAGAGGATCCCCAatactgcagagcaggagcatccTATTCCAACCCCCCATTTCAAACTGGGGAGATTGAGCCATGAGGAGCAATTCTTACTCTAAGAGCTTCCAAAAGAGAAGATGGAAGTCTCTCCCATGAATACCAACATCACAGCATCCCCTGGCCCTCTTTCTTTGCCTGCTGGCTGAATCCTGTGCCTCTCCTTGGACCTAAAGTCCCTGTTTAACTTGTGACACAGACAGGAGCACCCAAATGTGGATGCAGGACTGGCCCTGCCAACTCTCTCCAGCCTCATTCCTGATGGGCAGCCAAGCCCCCAGAGCCCAGTTCTTGCACacaccctgctcctctgcctctgcttgctttcccaccctgcaggcagggagcaaaGCAGGGCAGGACACTGCCTCACACTCTCTCTGCATGTAAAAcccccagtgctgtgctccaggctgggcttgaGGTATTCCTGAAGCACAGATGGGAAATAAAGAGCTGACACAACAGGAAGACAGTGTGCTGGTGCAGATTCAGTGCAAAATGGAAGTTTCTGTCCTTCCTGCCCCAAGCAAAGCACTCCAGGGCTGTAAGTCACTTTGCTagaaaaacactgcaaaattaCTGGAGTCAGTTCATCTGGGCAAGGATGATTAGAGTAAACAGATGCTTCTGGGGCCATAAAATCAGCTGTGCTCCATAAGACAGAAAAATTGCAGAGCCAGGACTATACCATGGGACAAAAGCCTTACAGAGTAAGTGATTTAGCCATGGCAAGAGTGGtagctgcaggcacacagggcaggcaggggaaaatgaagcagcagcatcagTGGGGCATAGTTTGACCTTTACAGACCTTTATTAACCCTACACTCACCCCtccctgcagaaacaaaaatggaaatgagTCATGCTGATGCCTATTGGAGTCAGGGCATTGTCTGAACATGAAGAAAAGCCCTGTCCTCTTTGTTCtctgggaggagaagggatATAGGACCTCAGGGACTTGTGTATGGGAGGCACAGACTTTGGGCTGGCAGCATATCCACATCACAACCTTGCCTCCATGATTTTGTGAACCACATGCAGCTCACATGTTGAGGAAGAGAGGAGATTGTTTTCCTGCAAAGAGCACAGGGATAGGAGCTGGAAGCTGGGTGGGTGACATGGGGACATCACCCACTGGGAGAGGACTGGATAAGTCATTGCATGTGgggggcagctgctgtgggagatGTCCTGAAGCAgcacactgagcacagctgccctgcagcacctgccacCAGGCTGGATGCCTTTCCTAGGTCCTTTCTCTAGAAGCTGAACTGTTTGAttatgtcccatccctggaagttttcTGGTTGGATGGgtcctgagcagcctgagctAGTGGAATgcatccctgtccatggcagggggtttggaactaCTTAAC
This window contains:
- the SYNDIG1 gene encoding synapse differentiation-inducing gene protein 1 is translated as MDGLVEQNSVLMHSKITEAGKRNGLINTRNLVAESRDGLVSVYPTPQYQSHRAGGLSSPRRPENGRGDPVQQLLDPSMLQQTVESHYRPNIILYSENVLRSWGESLGPECCETTFIEERSPAKDSLEYPDSKFIDLSADDIKIHTLSYEVEEEEDFQELESDYSSDTESEDNFLMMPPRDHLGLTVFSMLCCFWPLGIAAFYLSHETNKAVAKGDFHHASSSSRRALFLAVLSITIGTGIYVGVAVALIAYLSKNNHL